In the genome of Streptococcus oralis, one region contains:
- a CDS encoding LLM class flavin-dependent oxidoreductase: protein MVELGISTFGETTALEATGQIYSHDERIRQLVAEIELADKVGLDVYGIGEHHREDFAVSAPEIVLAAGAVNTKKIRLTSAVSILSSMDPIRLFQQYATIDALSNGRAEIMAGRGSFTESFPLFGYDLKDYEALFDEKLDMLQLVNEKTKIDWQGQLTQSIAGKEVYPRPVQDKLPLWVATGGHVESTVKIARAGLPIVYAIIGGNPRYFKKLIQAYREIGSEAGHADKDLKVGAHSWGWIAEDGEQAVKDYFHPTKQVVDAISKDRPHWQELTYEQYLEQVGPNGAMFVGNPDQVAEKLIRMIEDLGLDRFMLHLPLGSMPHDQVLRAIELFGTQVAPKIRAYFAMKEEL from the coding sequence ATGGTAGAATTAGGGATTTCAACATTTGGTGAAACAACAGCTCTAGAAGCGACTGGACAGATTTACAGTCATGATGAACGCATTCGTCAGTTGGTGGCAGAGATAGAGCTGGCTGATAAGGTTGGTTTGGATGTGTACGGGATTGGGGAGCATCATCGGGAGGACTTTGCGGTATCGGCGCCAGAGATTGTTCTTGCAGCTGGGGCAGTCAATACCAAGAAGATTCGTTTGACCAGTGCAGTCAGCATTCTCTCGAGTATGGATCCGATTCGCTTGTTCCAACAATATGCTACCATCGATGCCTTGTCAAATGGACGGGCAGAGATTATGGCTGGGCGTGGTTCATTTACCGAGTCTTTCCCACTGTTTGGCTATGACTTGAAAGACTATGAAGCTCTCTTTGATGAGAAATTAGACATGCTCCAGTTAGTCAATGAAAAGACCAAGATAGACTGGCAAGGTCAATTGACCCAAAGCATTGCTGGAAAAGAAGTCTATCCTCGTCCAGTTCAGGACAAATTGCCATTGTGGGTGGCGACAGGAGGTCATGTAGAGTCAACAGTGAAGATTGCTCGGGCGGGGTTGCCGATTGTCTATGCTATTATCGGTGGCAATCCGCGTTATTTTAAAAAGTTGATTCAAGCTTATCGTGAGATTGGGAGCGAAGCCGGTCATGCGGATAAAGACCTGAAAGTGGGAGCCCATTCTTGGGGCTGGATTGCTGAAGATGGCGAGCAGGCTGTCAAAGATTATTTCCATCCGACCAAGCAAGTGGTGGATGCAATTTCCAAAGACCGTCCGCACTGGCAGGAGTTGACCTATGAGCAATATTTGGAGCAAGTTGGACCAAATGGTGCCATGTTTGTGGGCAATCCAGATCAGGTGGCAGAAAAATTGATTCGCATGATTGAGGATTTAGGCTTGGACCGTTTCATGCTCCATCTACCGCTTGGTTCCATGCCTCATGATCAAGTTTTGAGAGCTATTGAACTCTTCGGCACACAAGTGGCGCCCAAAATACGTGCTTACTTTGCTATGAAAGAGGAGTTATAA
- a CDS encoding 5'-nucleotidase, lipoprotein e(P4) family has translation MKISKVTITIASTLTSVILLTGCGTNSANSQTTQSSTSDNQVTMTYDQLRSRENTMSTLWYQKAAETKALYLQGYNVATDRLKELLKTQTDKPYSIVLDLDETVLDNSPYQAQNVKDGTAFTPENWDVWVKKAAAKAVPGAKDFLQFADQNGVQIYYVSDRTIDQVDDTIKNLENEGIPVQSRDHLMFLEKGVKSKEGRRQAVQEKTNLVMLLGDNLVDFAEFSKTSETERDQKLEELQKEFGEKFIIFPNPMYGSWESTVYNGNKLDAKGQTEERQKNLQGFDK, from the coding sequence ATGAAAATATCCAAAGTTACCATTACAATTGCTTCTACACTTACTTCCGTCATTTTACTGACTGGCTGTGGCACAAATTCGGCAAATTCACAGACAACACAAAGTAGTACATCTGATAATCAGGTTACAATGACCTATGATCAGTTGCGTTCAAGAGAGAACACTATGTCAACTCTTTGGTATCAAAAAGCAGCTGAGACCAAAGCACTCTACCTACAAGGTTACAATGTCGCTACTGATCGTTTGAAAGAACTACTAAAAACACAGACAGATAAACCCTACTCTATCGTTTTGGACTTGGACGAAACTGTATTAGACAATAGCCCTTATCAAGCGCAAAATGTCAAAGATGGAACAGCATTTACCCCAGAAAACTGGGATGTCTGGGTAAAAAAAGCCGCAGCCAAGGCTGTACCAGGTGCTAAAGACTTTCTCCAATTTGCAGACCAAAACGGTGTCCAAATTTACTATGTATCTGACCGCACGATAGATCAGGTAGATGATACGATCAAAAACCTAGAAAATGAAGGAATTCCTGTACAAAGCCGCGATCATCTCATGTTCTTAGAAAAAGGCGTCAAATCTAAAGAAGGTCGTAGACAAGCAGTCCAAGAAAAAACCAACTTAGTCATGCTACTAGGAGACAATCTTGTGGACTTTGCAGAGTTTTCAAAGACCTCTGAAACTGAGCGCGACCAAAAATTAGAGGAATTACAAAAAGAGTTTGGTGAGAAATTCATCATTTTCCCTAACCCAATGTACGGATCATGGGAAAGCACTGTTTACAATGGTAATAAATTGGATGCCAAGGGTCAAACTGAAGAGCGCCAAAAAAACTTACAAGGGTTTGATAAATAA
- a CDS encoding uroporphyrinogen decarboxylase family protein has protein sequence MASKRDLVFRAIRGDEVERVPVGFWFHFVTLEEKGQGLNNPRIFQKSVDGHRNYVERIRPDFVKIMSDGFFLYPSNVYSPKIASIQELISIESIGEGHPWIQQQVEVVQAIRETFTEEIASFYNIFSPISYLKRWFRTETSRGDREVADLLLENPEQFRAILDVIAGDIASLTQKIIQQGGVDGIYLSTQEIQDERITPALYQTYIEPSNIAVLKAANQVGGTNILHICGFEGASNDVTIFKDYPAQVVNWATHHEDVSLTQGQELFPGKAVLGGFENGKKSLLYQGSKAELQNETRRLLAEAGSRGVLLGADCTVPDDFDLERLDWIRQAAVL, from the coding sequence ATGGCAAGCAAAAGAGATTTAGTCTTTAGAGCGATTCGAGGCGATGAAGTGGAAAGAGTTCCTGTGGGATTTTGGTTTCATTTTGTAACACTCGAAGAAAAGGGGCAAGGATTAAATAATCCACGTATCTTTCAAAAGAGTGTTGATGGGCATCGCAACTATGTGGAAAGGATTCGTCCTGATTTTGTCAAAATTATGAGTGACGGTTTTTTCCTTTATCCAAGTAATGTCTATAGCCCTAAGATTGCAAGCATTCAGGAGCTGATTTCTATTGAGTCGATTGGTGAGGGACACCCATGGATTCAGCAACAGGTGGAAGTGGTACAAGCAATTCGAGAGACCTTTACCGAAGAGATTGCTTCTTTCTACAATATCTTTTCGCCGATCTCCTACCTCAAGCGCTGGTTCCGTACAGAAACTTCTCGAGGAGATAGGGAAGTGGCCGATCTATTGCTTGAAAATCCTGAGCAATTTAGAGCTATTCTAGATGTGATTGCAGGAGATATTGCTTCCCTAACTCAAAAAATCATCCAGCAAGGCGGTGTTGACGGGATTTATCTCAGCACCCAGGAAATTCAAGATGAGCGCATCACACCAGCACTCTACCAAACCTATATCGAACCAAGCAATATAGCAGTTTTAAAGGCGGCTAATCAGGTTGGTGGGACTAATATCCTTCATATCTGTGGTTTTGAAGGTGCGAGCAATGATGTGACGATATTTAAGGACTATCCAGCTCAAGTGGTCAACTGGGCGACTCACCATGAGGATGTTAGTTTGACACAGGGTCAAGAGCTGTTTCCAGGCAAGGCCGTTTTAGGCGGATTCGAAAATGGTAAGAAAAGCTTGCTTTATCAAGGTTCCAAGGCGGAATTGCAAAATGAAACAAGGCGGTTGCTGGCTGAAGCTGGTAGTAGAGGTGTTCTTCTGGGAGCTGACTGTACTGTTCCAGATGACTTTGACTTAGAGAGGCTGGACTGGATTCGACAGGCAGCTGTTCTCTAA